In uncultured Desulfobacter sp., one DNA window encodes the following:
- the rpoC gene encoding DNA-directed RNA polymerase subunit beta', which yields MDNIYDFFAKPKDPQSYQGVRISLASSDQIREWSYGEIKKPETINYRTFKPERDGLFCAKVFGPTKDYECNCGKYKRMKHRGVVCEKCGVEVIQSKVRRERMAHIELAAPVSHIWFLKSLPSKIGNVLDMTLKNLEKVLYFDSFIVIDPKDTGLKKMQLLSDDQYYEAIEEFGEEGFVAGLGAEAILTLLNEIDLQAVHDELTEEIGLTKSMAKQQKMAKRMKVIDAFLTSGIEPSRMILTACPILPPDLRPLVPLEGGRFATSDLNDLYRRVLNRNNRLKRLVDLNAPDIIVRNEKRMLQEAVDVLFDNGRHGRVVTGTNKRPLKSLSDTLKGKQGRFRQNLLGKRVDYSGRTVITVGSELRLHQCGIPKKMALELFKPFIYNYLEQKSLVSTVKSAKKMVEREETEVWDALEAVVKEYPVMLNRAPTLHRLGFQAFEPVLIEGKAIQLHPLVCPAFNADFDGDQMAVHVPLSLESQLEARVMMLSTNNILSPANGQPIIVPTQDIVLGIYYMTRAMSGQQGEGATFSSIDEVRFAFDAGELDIHAKIKVRIDDVIYETTTGRILLWETIPGDVLLNMSRIRTENLEDAEAALAELKSGGEFDVVLDKYGDEEIKKTRGTTGVLTRKEFKNIFQVSDVVVEQLYGLKQGQFTDVRMVGDKYTIFKVDERTSTLPFSLVNKLMDKKSIVKLIDYAYRNIGLKETVILSDRLKDIGYKNSTLGGLSICIDDMIIPANKWDLIGKAEKNIEDIKNQYSEGLITQGEKYNKVVDIWAQATDDIANAMMEVMKNPPQKEGADGSEELNAVYVMADSGARGSKDQMRQLAGMRGLMAKPSGEIIENPITACFREGLSVLQYFISTHGARKGLADTALKTANSGYLTRRLADVGQDCTIVEPDCGTINGIEVEALYEGGEIIQTLGERILGRVTQEDIRDPYSDEFIVASDTELNEAHVVKIEAAGVQRVKIRSVLTCNSKHGVCSRCYGRDLAHGVTVEIGQAIGIVAAQSIGEPGTQLTMRTFHIGGTASRKVEVAEIKARVGGILKFNEDIQTVTSAQGDVIVMNRKGGGVTIVGEEGRERAKESVIYGATLHVKDGQEIMPGDIIASWDPFTTPIITEVSGRIRFADIIVGNTVQEQIDPVTGKVSRTIIESKDVEVRPRITVKDKEGKAVKLPSSKTPARYYLPVNAILTVEEDDNIMAGDVIAKLPRATTKTKDITGGLPRVAELFEVRKPKDPAVLTEIDGYVTVSKGTKGRQKVTVKPGDVGETKEYAIPKGQHVSVYDGDYVKSGDPLIAGSANPQDIMNIKGEVALAKYLVDEVQEVYRLQGVRINDKHIEVVIRQMMRRVKVISTGDTNFIPDEQVDRILFEETNRKVAMEGGEPAKGEPLILGITKASLSTDSFLSAASFQETTKVLTLAAIEGKYDSLKGLKENVVMGRLIPAGTGFPGYRNLEVGYGEFAEV from the coding sequence TTGGATAATATTTATGATTTCTTCGCAAAACCCAAGGATCCTCAAAGTTATCAGGGCGTTCGGATCAGCCTTGCATCTTCAGATCAGATTCGGGAATGGTCTTACGGAGAAATAAAAAAGCCTGAAACCATCAACTATAGAACTTTTAAGCCCGAACGTGACGGTCTTTTTTGTGCCAAGGTTTTTGGGCCGACCAAGGACTACGAGTGTAATTGCGGTAAATATAAACGCATGAAACACCGGGGGGTTGTCTGCGAAAAGTGTGGGGTTGAGGTTATTCAGTCCAAAGTCAGACGCGAGCGTATGGCCCATATTGAACTTGCTGCGCCTGTATCTCATATTTGGTTTCTCAAAAGTCTACCTTCCAAGATCGGCAATGTTCTGGATATGACATTGAAGAATTTGGAAAAGGTGCTTTATTTTGATTCATTTATAGTGATCGATCCCAAAGATACCGGATTGAAAAAAATGCAATTGCTCTCCGACGATCAGTATTATGAAGCTATTGAAGAGTTCGGAGAAGAGGGTTTTGTTGCGGGGCTAGGCGCTGAGGCTATCTTGACCCTGCTCAATGAGATTGATCTTCAAGCGGTCCATGATGAGCTTACTGAAGAGATCGGGCTGACCAAATCCATGGCCAAGCAGCAAAAAATGGCCAAGCGCATGAAGGTTATTGATGCCTTTTTAACTTCAGGTATAGAGCCGTCTCGGATGATCCTGACGGCCTGCCCCATTTTGCCTCCGGATCTGCGTCCGCTTGTTCCCCTTGAAGGCGGCAGATTTGCCACCTCTGATCTTAACGACCTTTACCGTCGGGTGCTTAATCGCAATAACCGTCTTAAACGCTTGGTTGATCTCAATGCGCCTGATATCATTGTTCGAAATGAAAAGCGGATGCTTCAGGAAGCTGTGGACGTGCTTTTTGATAATGGGCGCCATGGACGGGTGGTCACGGGTACCAACAAACGTCCTTTAAAATCATTATCTGATACGCTTAAAGGCAAACAGGGGCGTTTCCGTCAGAACCTTTTAGGTAAACGTGTGGACTATTCCGGCCGTACCGTTATTACCGTGGGTTCTGAACTTCGGCTCCACCAGTGTGGGATCCCAAAGAAAATGGCTTTGGAGTTGTTTAAACCATTTATTTACAACTACCTTGAGCAAAAAAGCCTGGTTTCTACGGTTAAAAGTGCCAAGAAAATGGTCGAACGTGAAGAGACTGAAGTTTGGGATGCCCTTGAGGCGGTGGTAAAAGAGTATCCGGTGATGCTTAACCGTGCCCCCACTTTGCATCGCCTTGGATTCCAGGCCTTTGAGCCGGTATTGATCGAAGGTAAGGCTATCCAGCTTCATCCTCTGGTGTGCCCGGCATTCAATGCCGACTTTGACGGAGACCAGATGGCCGTTCATGTGCCTCTCTCATTGGAATCTCAGCTCGAAGCCAGGGTTATGATGTTGTCCACAAACAATATTTTGTCCCCGGCAAACGGTCAGCCCATTATTGTTCCCACCCAGGATATTGTACTGGGTATTTATTATATGACCCGGGCAATGTCAGGTCAGCAAGGGGAGGGGGCGACATTTTCAAGTATAGACGAGGTCCGCTTCGCCTTTGACGCAGGTGAATTGGATATTCACGCCAAAATTAAAGTTCGCATTGATGATGTGATTTATGAAACCACTACAGGCCGGATTCTTTTATGGGAAACCATTCCTGGCGATGTGCTGCTTAACATGAGTCGTATTCGGACCGAAAATCTGGAGGATGCTGAAGCTGCGCTTGCCGAACTAAAGTCCGGTGGGGAATTTGATGTTGTCCTGGATAAATATGGGGATGAAGAAATTAAAAAGACCCGGGGTACAACAGGGGTTTTAACACGTAAAGAGTTTAAAAATATCTTTCAGGTTTCTGACGTGGTGGTGGAGCAGCTTTATGGACTGAAGCAAGGTCAGTTCACAGATGTTCGGATGGTAGGCGATAAGTACACCATTTTTAAAGTTGATGAAAGAACGTCTACGCTACCGTTTAGTCTGGTAAATAAGTTGATGGATAAGAAGTCAATTGTAAAGCTAATTGACTATGCCTACAGAAATATCGGTTTAAAAGAAACGGTTATTCTTTCAGACCGCCTCAAGGATATTGGATACAAAAATTCTACGCTTGGCGGTCTGTCCATCTGCATTGATGACATGATTATTCCAGCAAATAAATGGGATCTGATTGGCAAAGCAGAAAAAAATATTGAAGATATCAAGAACCAGTATTCCGAAGGCCTGATTACCCAAGGCGAAAAATACAATAAGGTTGTTGATATTTGGGCGCAGGCAACGGACGATATTGCCAATGCCATGATGGAAGTTATGAAAAATCCACCTCAAAAAGAGGGCGCAGACGGTTCAGAAGAGCTTAATGCCGTTTATGTTATGGCGGATTCCGGTGCCCGTGGTTCCAAAGATCAGATGCGTCAGCTTGCCGGTATGCGTGGATTGATGGCCAAGCCCTCTGGTGAGATTATTGAGAATCCCATTACGGCATGTTTCCGTGAAGGTTTGTCTGTACTTCAGTACTTTATTTCTACTCATGGTGCGCGTAAGGGGTTGGCCGATACCGCCCTGAAAACGGCCAATTCCGGTTATTTGACTCGCCGCTTGGCAGATGTGGGGCAGGACTGCACCATCGTGGAGCCTGATTGTGGCACCATCAACGGCATTGAAGTTGAAGCGCTGTATGAAGGTGGTGAGATTATTCAAACCTTGGGTGAAAGAATTCTCGGACGCGTTACCCAGGAAGATATCCGCGACCCCTATTCCGACGAATTTATTGTGGCTTCTGATACGGAGCTTAACGAGGCTCATGTGGTCAAAATTGAAGCTGCAGGCGTTCAGCGGGTAAAAATTAGATCCGTATTGACATGCAATTCAAAACATGGGGTTTGTTCAAGATGTTATGGCCGCGATCTTGCTCATGGTGTGACTGTGGAAATTGGTCAGGCTATTGGCATTGTGGCTGCTCAGTCCATTGGTGAGCCGGGAACCCAGTTGACCATGCGTACCTTTCATATTGGTGGCACGGCCTCCAGAAAGGTAGAAGTTGCGGAAATTAAAGCCCGTGTAGGTGGAATTTTAAAGTTTAACGAAGATATTCAGACTGTAACCTCAGCCCAAGGCGATGTCATTGTTATGAACCGTAAAGGTGGTGGGGTGACTATTGTCGGTGAGGAGGGTCGTGAGCGTGCCAAAGAGAGTGTTATTTATGGTGCTACTCTCCATGTTAAGGACGGACAGGAGATCATGCCCGGTGATATTATCGCTTCCTGGGATCCTTTTACCACGCCGATCATCACAGAGGTCTCGGGTCGGATAAGATTTGCTGATATTATTGTGGGTAACACGGTTCAAGAACAGATAGACCCGGTTACCGGGAAGGTGTCAAGAACGATTATAGAAAGCAAGGATGTTGAAGTCCGGCCTAGAATTACCGTAAAGGATAAAGAGGGTAAAGCGGTCAAATTACCAAGTTCCAAGACCCCTGCCCGATATTATCTGCCGGTAAACGCTATTCTTACCGTTGAAGAAGATGATAACATCATGGCCGGCGATGTTATTGCTAAGTTACCGCGTGCCACCACCAAGACCAAAGATATTACCGGTGGTCTGCCACGGGTTGCCGAGCTTTTTGAGGTTAGAAAACCAAAGGACCCTGCCGTGCTCACTGAAATTGACGGCTATGTCACAGTATCAAAGGGGACCAAAGGCCGCCAGAAGGTTACGGTTAAACCCGGTGATGTTGGAGAAACTAAAGAGTATGCCATTCCAAAAGGTCAGCACGTGTCTGTTTATGACGGCGATTATGTCAAGTCAGGTGACCCCCTGATCGCAGGATCTGCCAATCCTCAGGACATAATGAATATCAAGGGTGAAGTCGCTCTGGCCAAATACCTGGTTGACGAGGTACAAGAGGTCTACAGGCTTCAGGGTGTGCGAATCAATGATAAGCATATTGAGGTTGTTATCCGCCAGATGATGCGCCGGGTTAAAGTGATATCCACCGGAGATACTAATTTTATCCCAGATGAGCAGGTAGATCGTATTCTTTTTGAAGAAACCAACCGCAAAGTGGCCATGGAGGGTGGTGAACCGGCCAAGGGTGAGCCTTTGATTCTTGGTATTACCAAAGCCTCCTTGTCTACGGACAGTTTTTTGTCTGCGGCATCTTTTCAGGAGACGACCAAGGTGCTGACGCTTGCAGCCATTGAAGGTAAATATGATAGCCTTAAAGGGTTAAAGGAAAACGTTGTCATGGGCAGACTTATCCCGGCAGGTACTGGCTTTCCAGGCTATCGTAATTTGGAAGTTGGGTATGGTGAATTTGCTGAGGTATAG
- the rpoB gene encoding DNA-directed RNA polymerase subunit beta has product MAGSLLTNKRVRKEFGGKRRIIDIPDLIGMQRDSFEGFLQRDVSPQDREEKGLHSVFKSVFPIKDFTDTSSLEYVSYSFGETKHSMQECISRGMTYDIPVNIRVRLVVYDHDKDTGVSTIRDIKEQEIYFGTIPLMTPRGTFIINGTERAVVSQLHRSSGVFFDHDKGKNYSSGKIIYNARIIPVRGSWIDMEIDAKDIVYIRIDRRRKFPVSILFKAFGYTGEDILDFFYTKEKIVRKNGSYFREFIAENLVRQRAGYDIKSPESGEVVVKAGRIFTKRALKQLADEKLDFIPISEEELIGKAFAGNFFLASDDPAPLFKAGDAIAEDTFELLEEKDIDTFEILYVDPRSSDCMRKTLVSDKIESKEEALMDIYRRLRPGNPATIEVAQDFIDHLFFRQAYYDLSKVGRLKMNHRLGVNTKIDVKTLRKEDVLLTAATLIELKDTQGQVDDIDHLGNRRVRAVGELLENHYRIGLVRMERAIKEKMSMQEVDAMMPHDLINPKPVSAVVREFFGTSQLSQFMDQTNPLSETTHKRRLSALGPGGLTRERAGFEVRDVHPSHYGRICPIETPEGPNIGLIVSLCTYARVNDFGFIETPFRIVDEGNASKIIQHLSAFEEKEHPIAQANAVLDADGNFVNSTVSARVAGEFEMVAPEEIKFMDVSPNQLVSVSASLIPFLENDDANRALMGSNMQRQAVPLIRSEAPLVGTGMEAVVARDSGVTIVAECDGVVVDVDSKRIVVKNDDSDDPKFNKAVSIYNCTKFVRSNQNTCFNHRPIMKKGERVKKGQVIADGPSTELGELALGKNVTVAFMPWDGYNYEDSILVSERLVKDGVYTSVHVEEFEVLARDTKLGKEEITRDIPNVGEDALKNLDDSGIIRLGAEVKPGDILVGKITPKGETQLSPEEKLLRAIFGEKAGDVKDTSLCVPPGVHGKVIDAKVFSRRGLPKDDRTRQIEDEEIERFEKDRDDEIKIISDVGREKVESVLDGHALFSDLERNGKVLVKAGTKVVSGTFKKVPVSVLVNVTVEDAVLTEKVQVILEQAQEQIKKAREHFNRQVSRFEKGDDLPPGVLKLIKISVAMLRVLSVGDKMAGRHGNKGVVSRILRVEDLPYFEDGRPVDMVLNPLGVPSRMNVGQILEIHLGRAAYALGQQIDEMIEEKRLEELRNKAKQIFSLTRKQREGQVDDAIVRDIEAMDDEQFMDFVSLYKNGVHTATPVFDGATEEEIKELISMSGSDPSGQSILYDGRTGRPFDKPVTVGTMYMLKLHHLVDDKLHARSIGPYSLVTQQPLGGKAQFGGQRLGEMEVWAMEAYGAAHALQEFLTVKSDDMTGRTRMYEKIVKGQNVLEPGMPESFRVLIKELNALGLDMNLIEGSK; this is encoded by the coding sequence ATGGCCGGAAGTCTTTTGACGAACAAGCGAGTTAGAAAAGAGTTTGGCGGTAAACGCAGAATAATAGACATCCCTGATCTTATAGGGATGCAAAGAGATTCCTTTGAAGGTTTTCTTCAAAGGGATGTTTCACCCCAGGATAGAGAGGAGAAGGGTCTTCATTCGGTTTTTAAGTCCGTATTTCCCATTAAGGATTTTACGGATACGTCCTCCCTTGAATATGTCTCTTATTCTTTTGGGGAGACCAAGCACTCCATGCAGGAGTGCATCAGTCGCGGGATGACCTATGACATTCCGGTAAATATAAGGGTTCGGCTTGTCGTCTATGACCATGACAAAGACACTGGTGTGTCAACCATTCGTGATATTAAAGAGCAGGAAATCTATTTTGGCACCATCCCTTTGATGACACCCAGGGGAACTTTTATTATTAACGGTACTGAACGAGCAGTTGTCTCCCAGCTTCACCGGTCGTCAGGTGTATTTTTTGATCATGACAAAGGAAAAAATTATTCCTCTGGTAAGATTATCTATAATGCCCGAATTATCCCTGTGCGTGGTTCTTGGATTGATATGGAAATTGACGCCAAGGATATTGTCTATATCCGTATTGACCGCCGGCGTAAATTTCCTGTTTCCATTCTTTTCAAAGCTTTTGGATATACTGGGGAAGATATCCTTGATTTTTTCTACACTAAGGAGAAAATTGTACGCAAGAACGGCTCTTATTTTAGAGAATTCATAGCTGAGAATTTGGTCCGTCAACGGGCCGGGTATGATATTAAATCTCCTGAATCCGGAGAGGTCGTGGTTAAGGCAGGTCGAATCTTCACCAAGCGCGCTTTAAAACAACTTGCAGATGAAAAGTTGGATTTTATCCCTATTTCTGAAGAGGAACTCATTGGCAAAGCGTTCGCCGGTAATTTCTTCCTTGCAAGCGATGATCCTGCTCCTCTGTTTAAGGCCGGTGATGCCATCGCAGAAGATACTTTTGAGTTGCTTGAGGAAAAGGATATCGATACCTTTGAAATCCTCTATGTAGATCCACGCAGTTCAGACTGCATGCGAAAAACCTTGGTTTCAGATAAGATTGAATCAAAGGAAGAGGCCTTAATGGATATTTATCGCAGGCTTCGTCCCGGCAATCCTGCTACCATTGAGGTGGCCCAGGATTTTATTGATCATCTGTTTTTTCGACAGGCATATTACGACTTGTCTAAGGTGGGCCGTCTTAAAATGAACCATCGCCTTGGGGTTAATACGAAAATTGATGTAAAAACCCTGAGAAAAGAGGATGTTCTGCTTACTGCAGCCACGTTGATTGAGCTCAAGGATACCCAGGGTCAGGTTGATGATATTGACCATCTAGGAAACCGGCGGGTCAGAGCGGTGGGTGAGCTATTGGAAAATCACTACCGCATTGGTCTTGTCCGTATGGAGCGGGCGATTAAGGAAAAGATGAGCATGCAGGAAGTGGATGCCATGATGCCCCACGACCTTATTAACCCCAAGCCGGTATCGGCGGTTGTTCGTGAATTTTTTGGTACATCACAGTTGTCCCAGTTTATGGATCAGACCAATCCTCTGTCCGAAACTACCCATAAACGGCGCCTTTCCGCCTTGGGACCTGGTGGATTGACTCGTGAGCGAGCAGGCTTCGAAGTACGTGATGTCCACCCCTCCCATTATGGCCGTATCTGCCCTATTGAGACCCCTGAGGGGCCCAACATCGGTTTGATTGTTTCTCTGTGTACATATGCCCGGGTAAATGATTTTGGGTTTATTGAGACTCCTTTCAGGATCGTAGATGAGGGCAATGCCAGTAAAATAATTCAGCATTTAAGCGCCTTTGAAGAGAAGGAGCATCCCATTGCCCAGGCTAATGCCGTTTTGGATGCTGACGGAAATTTTGTTAATTCCACTGTATCCGCACGGGTTGCAGGGGAATTTGAGATGGTTGCACCCGAAGAAATAAAATTTATGGATGTGTCTCCAAATCAGCTGGTATCCGTATCTGCATCCCTGATTCCTTTTCTTGAAAATGATGACGCCAACAGGGCGCTTATGGGCTCCAACATGCAACGCCAGGCTGTGCCATTGATTCGCAGTGAGGCGCCTTTGGTGGGCACCGGCATGGAGGCTGTTGTTGCCAGAGATTCCGGTGTAACCATCGTCGCCGAGTGTGACGGGGTGGTGGTTGATGTGGATTCAAAGCGTATTGTTGTAAAAAATGATGACAGTGATGATCCCAAATTTAATAAGGCCGTTTCTATCTATAATTGTACCAAGTTTGTCCGGTCCAACCAGAATACCTGTTTTAACCATAGGCCCATAATGAAAAAAGGGGAGCGGGTTAAAAAAGGGCAGGTTATTGCCGATGGTCCGTCCACCGAGTTGGGGGAACTGGCGCTTGGAAAAAATGTAACCGTGGCCTTTATGCCTTGGGACGGTTACAACTATGAGGATTCCATATTGGTATCCGAGCGGCTGGTTAAGGATGGTGTTTACACCTCTGTGCATGTTGAGGAGTTTGAGGTGCTGGCCAGGGATACCAAGCTTGGCAAGGAAGAGATCACCAGGGATATTCCCAATGTTGGTGAAGATGCTTTGAAGAATTTGGATGATAGTGGTATCATCCGGCTGGGCGCCGAAGTTAAACCCGGCGATATTCTGGTGGGTAAAATCACCCCTAAAGGGGAAACCCAGCTCTCTCCTGAAGAAAAGCTGTTACGCGCCATTTTTGGTGAAAAAGCTGGGGACGTAAAAGATACGTCTCTTTGTGTGCCCCCTGGCGTACATGGAAAAGTAATAGATGCCAAAGTTTTTTCACGCCGCGGCCTGCCCAAGGATGACAGAACTCGCCAGATCGAAGATGAAGAGATCGAGCGTTTTGAGAAAGATCGTGATGATGAAATAAAAATTATTTCCGATGTCGGTAGGGAAAAAGTTGAATCCGTACTTGATGGTCATGCACTGTTCAGTGATCTGGAGCGAAACGGCAAGGTCCTGGTTAAGGCCGGTACCAAAGTGGTGTCAGGTACTTTCAAAAAGGTTCCTGTATCGGTATTGGTAAACGTCACAGTTGAGGATGCGGTATTAACTGAAAAGGTTCAGGTTATCCTTGAACAGGCCCAGGAGCAGATAAAAAAGGCCAGGGAGCATTTCAACCGTCAGGTCTCCAGGTTTGAAAAGGGTGATGACCTTCCTCCTGGGGTTCTCAAGCTTATTAAAATTTCTGTTGCCATGTTGCGGGTGCTTTCCGTCGGGGATAAAATGGCTGGCCGCCATGGGAATAAGGGTGTTGTTTCAAGAATTCTTCGGGTTGAGGATCTGCCTTATTTTGAGGACGGTCGGCCTGTTGATATGGTGCTTAATCCCTTGGGTGTACCTTCCCGTATGAATGTGGGGCAGATTCTTGAGATTCATTTAGGCCGGGCGGCCTATGCTCTGGGCCAGCAGATTGATGAGATGATTGAGGAAAAACGATTGGAGGAACTCCGGAATAAGGCCAAACAGATATTTTCCTTGACTCGTAAACAAAGGGAAGGGCAGGTGGATGATGCCATTGTCAGGGATATTGAAGCCATGGATGATGAACAATTCATGGACTTTGTCTCCCTTTATAAAAACGGTGTTCATACGGCCACACCGGTGTTTGACGGTGCCACAGAGGAAGAGATCAAGGAATTGATCAGCATGTCCGGAAGTGACCCCTCGGGTCAGTCTATTCTCTACGACGGGCGTACCGGCAGGCCCTTTGATAAACCGGTTACTGTAGGAACCATGTATATGCTTAAACTGCACCATCTGGTTGATGATAAATTGCATGCACGGTCCATCGGGCCCTATTCCCTTGTCACCCAGCAACCTCTTGGCGGCAAGGCTCAGTTTGGTGGTCAGCGACTTGGTGAGATGGAGGTTTGGGCCATGGAGGCCTACGGTGCTGCCCACGCGCTGCAGGAATTTCTTACGGTGAAATCCGATGATATGACCGGCCGGACCCGTATGTATGAAAAAATTGTTAAAGGCCAGAATGTCCTGGAACCTGGAATGCCTGAATCTTTCAGGGTTCTGATAAAAGAGCTCAATGCTCTGGGGCTGGATATGAATCTTATAGAAGGCAGCAAATAA
- the rplL gene encoding 50S ribosomal protein L7/L12 encodes MADITKDDVIEFISNMSVLELSELIKELEDKFGVSAAAPVAFAAGAMPAGGDAGGAAAEEKTEFDVVLEAAGDKKINVIKEVRAITGLGLKEAKALVEEAPKAVKEGIAKEEADKIKEQLEGAGAQVSVK; translated from the coding sequence ATGGCTGATATTACAAAAGATGATGTAATTGAATTTATTTCAAATATGAGCGTTCTGGAGCTTTCCGAACTGATTAAGGAACTTGAAGACAAATTTGGTGTATCCGCAGCTGCACCTGTTGCCTTTGCTGCAGGTGCGATGCCTGCCGGTGGTGATGCAGGTGGCGCCGCCGCTGAAGAGAAAACAGAATTTGACGTTGTCCTTGAAGCTGCCGGTGATAAAAAGATTAATGTGATCAAGGAAGTTCGTGCTATCACCGGTCTTGGGCTTAAAGAAGCCAAGGCACTTGTTGAAGAAGCACCCAAAGCTGTAAAAGAGGGTATTGCCAAAGAAGAGGCAGACAAGATCAAAGAACAGCTTGAGGGTGCCGGTGCTCAGGTGTCTGTAAAGTAG
- the rplJ gene encoding 50S ribosomal protein L10 yields the protein MLNISQKKELVEKIAKDLSEAEISFLIDYKGLTVSQVTELRAKLREAGAQMAVVKNTLMRLAAKETGSEVLIDLFKGPNAIIISKDDPVAPAKVISEFLKTNEKMQLKGASLGGKFLSDEDVKQLAKMPSKEELLGKLVCTLNAVPTNFVNVLAGVPRSFLNVLNAVKDQKDAA from the coding sequence ATGCTGAATATTTCCCAGAAAAAAGAACTGGTCGAAAAAATAGCAAAGGATCTCAGCGAAGCAGAGATCTCTTTTCTGATCGACTATAAGGGACTCACTGTGTCCCAGGTGACCGAACTTCGCGCAAAACTTCGGGAAGCCGGCGCTCAGATGGCAGTCGTGAAAAATACCTTGATGCGGTTGGCAGCGAAAGAAACCGGCTCAGAGGTGTTAATTGATCTTTTTAAAGGACCTAATGCGATCATCATTTCCAAAGATGATCCTGTGGCACCAGCCAAGGTCATCTCAGAATTTCTGAAAACCAATGAGAAAATGCAGCTTAAGGGTGCGTCCCTGGGTGGAAAATTTTTAAGCGACGAAGACGTTAAGCAGCTTGCAAAAATGCCGTCCAAAGAAGAGCTGCTGGGCAAACTGGTATGTACACTCAATGCCGTACCCACGAATTTTGTCAACGTTTTGGCCGGTGTTCCAAGATCTTTTCTCAATGTGCTTAATGCTGTTAAAGATCAAAAAGATGCAGCGTAA
- the rplA gene encoding 50S ribosomal protein L1, translating to MPKRSKKHNEALSKVDRMVQYGPKDALEIAVSSSYAKFDETVDVAVRLGVDPRHADQMVRGTVVLPNGLGKEVKVLVFAKGEKEQEALDAGADFIATDEIVEKIKDGWFGFDKAIATPDMMGTVGKLGRVLGPRGLMPNAKTGTVTFELSKAINEVKAGKIDFRVEKAGIVHVPVGKVSFGAEKLFENITVFLDKILALKPAASKGTYLKSISVSSTMGPGIKVDPLLIK from the coding sequence ATGCCTAAGCGGAGTAAAAAACATAACGAAGCACTGAGCAAAGTGGACAGAATGGTCCAGTATGGACCCAAAGATGCCCTGGAAATTGCTGTATCTTCCAGTTATGCAAAATTTGACGAAACGGTTGATGTCGCCGTAAGGCTGGGGGTTGACCCGCGGCATGCAGATCAGATGGTTCGTGGAACCGTTGTTCTGCCAAATGGACTGGGTAAAGAGGTTAAGGTCCTGGTGTTTGCTAAAGGTGAAAAAGAACAAGAAGCCCTTGATGCGGGCGCAGACTTCATTGCCACAGATGAGATCGTTGAGAAGATCAAAGACGGTTGGTTCGGGTTTGATAAAGCGATTGCGACGCCGGATATGATGGGTACTGTTGGTAAGCTTGGACGTGTACTCGGTCCCAGAGGGCTTATGCCTAACGCTAAAACCGGTACCGTAACCTTTGAACTATCCAAAGCTATTAATGAAGTGAAAGCCGGCAAGATTGACTTTAGAGTTGAGAAAGCCGGTATTGTTCATGTCCCTGTCGGTAAAGTTTCCTTTGGTGCTGAAAAGCTGTTTGAAAATATAACTGTTTTTCTTGATAAAATTCTCGCTCTCAAACCAGCAGCAAGCAAAGGAACCTATCTGAAATCCATCAGCGTATCTTCAACAATGGGTCCTGGTATTAAAGTTGATCCTTTGTTAATCAAGTAA
- the rplK gene encoding 50S ribosomal protein L11, producing the protein MAKKVMTQIKLQVEAGKANPSPPIGPALGQHGVNIMDFCKAFNAKTTNDAGQIIPVVITVYQDRSFSFITKTPPASRLLLAAAKLAKGSGEPNRDKVGKVTRDQVVAIAETKKPDLNAADIDAAVRIIEGTARSMGIEVV; encoded by the coding sequence ATGGCAAAAAAAGTAATGACACAAATTAAGCTTCAGGTTGAAGCCGGCAAGGCAAATCCGTCCCCTCCAATTGGTCCGGCTCTGGGACAACACGGTGTCAATATCATGGATTTTTGTAAGGCGTTTAATGCTAAAACCACTAATGATGCGGGGCAGATTATTCCGGTTGTTATCACTGTGTATCAGGATCGGTCTTTCAGTTTTATAACCAAAACGCCACCTGCTTCAAGATTGCTTTTGGCTGCGGCCAAACTTGCTAAAGGGTCTGGTGAGCCAAATCGTGATAAGGTCGGCAAAGTGACAAGGGATCAGGTTGTTGCAATTGCAGAAACCAAAAAGCCGGATTTGAATGCTGCGGATATTGATGCTGCTGTCAGGATTATTGAAGGCACAGCCAGAAGTATGGGAATAGAAGTCGTTTAA